One window of Trifolium pratense cultivar HEN17-A07 linkage group LG5, ARS_RC_1.1, whole genome shotgun sequence genomic DNA carries:
- the LOC123883393 gene encoding proline-rich receptor-like protein kinase PERK1, with amino-acid sequence MSTAPAPSSPPAGNTAPPPSTPAAPPPATPSSPPPATPSSPPPAVPSSPPPATPSAPPPATPSKPPPATPSKPPPATPSAPPPDTPSISPPAPNTPSTTPPSSSPPSPPSLTPGSGTTPSPPSPPSTKTPPSSDRSPTPPSSKSPPSPPSPPSSSSSISTGVVVGIAVGAVAILVVLSILCMCCRKKKRRRDEEYYGQQHHQPPPPQRSKVDPYGGPPQQWQHNAHPPSDHLVSTIPKPPPPAPIPSRPPSHVAPPPPPFINSSGGSGSNYSGGELLTPPSPGLAFSSAKSTFTYEELARATDGFSDANLLGQGGFGYVHRGILPNGKEVAVKQLKAGSGQGEREFQAEVEIISRVHHKHLVSLVGYCSTGFQRLLVYEFVPNNTLEFHLHGKGRPTMDWATRLRIALGSAKGLAYLHEDCHPKIIHRDIKAANILLDFKFEAKVADFGLAKIASDLNTHVSTRVMGTFGYLAPEYAASGKLTDKSDVFSYGVMLLELLTGRRPVDKNQTFMEDSLVEWARPLLMRALEEDNLDSLIDPRLQNEFDPNEMTRMVACAAACTRHSAKRRPRMSQVVRALEGDVSLADLNEGIRPGHSSVYSSHESSDYDTQQYKDDMIKFRKMALGTQEYAGSSEYSAATSEYGLNPSGSSSETQSRQTTREMEMRKMKNSQGFSGSS; translated from the exons ATGTCAACTGCTCCGGCGCCGTCTTCGCCGCCGGCGGGGAACACCGCGCCTCCACCGTCAACCCCAGCAGCACCACCACCTGCAACACCTTCCTCACCACCACCTGCAACACCTTCATCACCACCTCCTGCAGTGCCGTCATCACCTCCACCGGCTACTCCCTCCGCTCCTCCGCCGGCAACTCCTTCAAAACCACCTCCGGCGACACCTTCAAAACCACCTCCGGCGACACCTTCAGCGCCTCCACCAGATACACCTTCAATTTCTCCACCAGCACCAAATACTCCGTCGACCACTCCACCGTCGAGTTCTCCGCCGTCACCGCCGTCGTTGACTCCCGGAAGTGGCACTACTCCAAGTCCACCATCACCACCTTCCACTAAAACTCCACCAAGCTCTGATCGAAGCCCAACACCACCTTCCTCCAAATCTCCACCATCGCCACCATCTCCACCGTCTTCTTCGTCAAGTATTTCTACCGGAGTAGTCGTCGGAATCGCTGTCGGAGCTGTGGCCATTCTTGTGGTTTTGAGCATTCTGTGCATGTGCTGTaggaagaaaaagagaagacgTGATGAAGAATACTATGGTCAGCAGCATCACCAACCACCACCACCTCAGCGATCCaaag TTGATCCTTATGGTGGTCCACCACAACAATGGCAGCATAATGCTCACCCTCCATCAGATCATTTAGTTTCAACTATACCTAAGCCGCCACCTCCTGCTCCAATTCCATCGCGACCGCCATCTCATGTTGCACCGCCACCGCCTCCTTTCATAAACAGCAGTGGTGGTTCTGGATCAAACTATTCAGGCGGCGAACTGCTTACACCTCCTTCTCCAGGCCTTGCATTTAGCTCCGCAAAGAGCACTTTTACTTACGAGGAGTTGGCACGTGCAACTGATGGCTTCTCTGATGCTAACCTCCTCGGACAAGGTGGATTTGGATATGTTCATAGAGGCATACTCCCTAACGGTAAAGAGGTTGCTGTTAAGCAGCTAAAAGCGGGAAGTGGACAAGGAGAACGTGAGTTTCAAGCTGAAGTAGAGATTATTAGCCGTGTACATCACAAGCATCTTGTTTCACTTGTTGGATACTGCAGCACTGGTTTTCAGAGGCTACTTGTTTATGAGTTTGTTCCAAATAATACATTGGAATTCCATTTACATG GAAAAGGACGACCAACAATGGATTGGGCAACAAGATTGAGAATTGCTTTGGGATCTGCAAAAGGATTGGCTTATCTTCATGAAGATT gtCATCCTAAGATCATTCATCGTGATATTAAAGCTGCTAACATTCTTCTGGATTTTAAGTTTGAAGCAAAG gTTGCTGACTTTGGTCTTGCAAAGATTGCTTCTGATCTGAATACTCATGTTTCTACTCGAGTGATGGGGACTTTTGG GTATCTGGCTCCAGAATACGCAGCTAGTGGAAAACTTACAGACAAATCAGATGTTTTCTCGTATGGAGTCATGCTCCTCGAGCTATTAACTGGACGGCGTCCGGTTGATAAAAACCAGACTTTCATGGAGGATAGTTTGGTAGAATGG GCTAGGCCTTTGCTCATGCGTGCTTTAGAAGAAGATAATCTTGATTCTCTGATTGATCCAAGGCTGCAGAATGAATTTGACCCTAATGAGATGACTCGTATGGTGGCATGCGCTGCAGCTTGCACTCGTCACTCAGCAAAGCGTCGACCAAGGATGAGTCAG GTTGTGCGCGCTTTAGAAGGAGATGTATCACTAGCAGATCTTAACGAAGGGATTAGGCCAGGACACAGTTCTGTTTACAGTTCTCATGAAAGCTCAGATTACGATACTCAACAATACAAAGACGACATGATCAAGTTCAGAAAAATGGCATTAGGAACTCAAGAGTACGCCGGAAGCAGCGAATACAGTGCAGCTACTAGCGAATATGGTCTAAACCCGTCTGGCTCAAGCAGCGAAACCCAAAGCCGCCAGACAACAAGGGAAATGGAAATGAGAAAGATGAAGAACAGTCAAGGATTTAGTGGAAGTTCATGA